The following is a genomic window from Amaranthus tricolor cultivar Red isolate AtriRed21 chromosome 10, ASM2621246v1, whole genome shotgun sequence.
cataaataaaaatatacgtGATTtagtgaatattttttttttgtcttatctattataatataatataaaactcacaaatttttgtatgaaatagaaacttttagcttatagaTCGGTACCGGTAAGGAACGATGGGATAACAAAGGTGATTAGAGTATATTTGAAAGATGGTTTTGGATTTGTGTATATATTGAAGTTGTAGTGTCTGTATTGACATTTAGTAAGTGTGTagtaaatttgattatattgattattttggACTTTCATGGTTAGTTGTATGATTATTTTAGACTCTGGTTTAGATGTTTGGATTTAGATAGTTGATACAGTTATGTTTTAGATCTCGTGACCCTCTTCACGAGATATGATTTGAGAATCGAGTTCTTTGGGTGAGTACACCATGTGATGACCCGTACTACTTGGTCAAACAGTAAGCCGAGTTGTTACACACCCTCGTACAACAAGATGAGCTGTATAAATTTTGTAATGAAAAGAATAAATAGAATGGAGTATGTTTGAATGTTTCAGGTGACTTCACACCAGTATGTACGACTGAACTAGGAGCCATGGCAGCTTATACCGAGGAGTTTAAGAAAAGAGGAGTCAAGCTTTTGGGTCTTTCTTGCGATGATATTGCATCTCATAATGAGTGGATCAAAGACGTTGAAGCCTACTCTGTcagttattttttcttttattaattatataagtaTTTTTACGGTTCGTTCAGTTAACGTTGCAGGCTAATCTGATTAGCCTTAATCGGgttatgagaatgatttatagagTAAATTATGTATGGTTAAGGAACCATCTCAACTCTTAAAGCAAGTTAAAGCTTAAGCAAGTTAAAGCTTAAGTTAATGGATGAAGGCCCATTTGTAAATTATGTGGGAGTCGCCACTTCATGTGAGAGCCCGTTGGGCTAAAAGTGTAGATGTGACACAAATCCTTATAACAttgaatatttcatttcaaatgagGGTTTTTGAGATTCAGATTCGTAATCTCTTGTTACGCTGGCTTTTGAtatcatgtcaaggaaccaactcaattaaaagctaGCTTAAGCAGATGGTTGTGGCctcagaatatattatataccctAACATGTATCATGTTATTTTCATGGCAATAAAAATTTGATCATTAAAATGTTTTTTGTCATAATTTTCCACTAACATTTAATACTCCTAtcacatttttaaatttttaaatggtaAAGTATTGGAATGAAGTTGAAAATGAGATTCTTGAAATAGAATAAGATGATCATTAGATTAGAGAATTTCTTACTAAAATTACATTTAAGATTTCATAGCTATTCCCATCATTTAGTATTGATTAACAAATGGACCATTAGTCGTACATTTTCTTTATACACAatgtttcaatttatttgttattatattactatttttggctaattataattatgtaaatgtCTATACTGTCATGTACGTTTTTTTCTAGCATATACATCATTAGTTTTTAGACTTATTTTTCTTACgggttataataatttttttaaaaaaatatattaatttttaattaatgtgCAAAATGGGTAAAACAGATTCGAAGAAGTGTAAATATTTGCATCTTTATGTTTTTCTTAAAGATTTGCATGTTTTTCGATATTCagttttaaaaatcataaaaagtaggcaaaatatatttaataattgcaattattaaaatattatgacTTTTAAATATACAACAATTCATAGTTTAATTGGGATAGAGTATATGCAATCTAATTATTGGTGTAATTTCTAGTGATAATAAAGTAAGCTTTTGATTCACTCTAGGATAGCAAGTCACCTATAACTTGGCACATGATTCATAAGCATAAATAAGAAGTACTTCATCTCAAGAGTATTTACAaaactttaatttaaaattatgttttaggttatttatatttacttgaaaaaaaatttaaatttgtgtcACGTACAAaaagttatttaaattaatcaaaGTCAAAATTTTCTCTTTCTCATTAGTGATGTGGGataatttacatatttaaaaTTTCACATTTAAGTGTCCTTAAAATTTTAGCATATCCAAAGAATTAATACaagtttatttttgaaaaattaatacaaattatgtGCATAATTTACACGTTTCCACAAATTTtagcaaatttaaatttatttataaaattataagaacTTACACATATGTGGTTGTTTGATGGACTTGGTTAGGGAGGACACAAAGTAACGTACCCAATAATAGCAGATCCAAAACGAGAGATAATAAAACAGCTGAATATGGTGGATCCTGATGAGAAAACTCCCAATGGTCAACAACTCCCTTCACGTGCCTTACACATAATTGGTCCTAATAATATGGTACAATAACTATTCCTTTATTATTactttcattttgaaatatttactacTGTTACAGTCAACTCGTCACTACAAAAAATGTGCATCTTTTTACGCTCTAAAATGTTGATGCCCATGCTTATTATGATGCTTAAGTAATTCCCTACACTAAAAAGAGTGTGGGCAATAATTGTGTGGGGAAATAATATTGCCCAAGTTTCTTAAGCGTGGCTAGATAATTCCCGTACTCCTTGTGAAGGCGTTACCTTCTCTCACTCAGATCCTGCTCTCTAGCGGGATGTtatatatgatgatgatgatgatgatgataagtgTGGGCAATATTTGTGTGGGGAAATAATATTGCCCAAGTTTCTTAAGCGTGGTTAAATATAGCCTATTAGAAAGATGCTactgatttataattttaatgtaaaaattaaattgtttttttattttgagttccactaaaaatttatttgatgacactttatttttttagtggcatatataattgttactatagtttaTAGTGGTATTTACGAGAAATGTTACTATATTCTATATCGCGAAAAacttttatatgattttttattatgctgcaaAAGTTCTTaataaaatgtcactaaatccactatatatactattaaaaatttaaagtagtgatatttaaattaaatgtcgttGAATATATCCTACTAAAGCAGATCATACTGTAGTGAACTTGTCGATTGTAAACGAATGTAGGTGAAGCTAAGCTTTTTATACCCGGCATCAACCGGAAGGAACATGGATGAAATTGTTAGGGCGTTAGACTCGCTACAGAAAGCGGCTAAACATAAGGTGGCGACTCCTGTTAATTGGAAACCGAACGACAAGGTTGTGATATCACCAAGCGTGAACGACGATGAAGCCAAGAAGATGTTTCCACAAGGATTTGAGACCGCTGATCTTCCTTCTAAAAAGGGATACCTTCGCTTCACGCAGGTGTAACTTTACCAATAATCACATAGCAATGTTCTTGCCTCCtaaacaactaataataatgttCGTACGAGCTAAATAGTTTTTCTTATAGTGAAGTGTAAGGAGAATATACTTGTGTTTTGTAATGTGAAACCGAACTATAAGAACAATGTTCGTGTTTTTGTAGTTGGCCCGGCTATTCACTATATACGAGTGCGCGGGTTAGTGTTTTTGTATGTACGTGTGTTGAATGTTACTATGTTAGTACTCGATGTTTGTGTTTTAGAATCAGTTGGCCATATCTTttcttaataatattatttactaTGAATGAGTAGCAATGAGAAATATAAAACTTCTTGATCATGATcttctataataatattattagctACTCTTGTAACATATTCTTTTTTAAAagagacaacctcaaaacaaaaagtttatatttttattttcactttaatttgtattaattgaattattaACTCTATATATTTAATGCGTCTCTCGGAGAAATTGTCTTTTACAATAATTTATGtaacattattaattatatattctcAGTTTCTTTTAAATAATTACACTTTTTTCTCAAATATAAAATAGACTAAATAAAAAGAGACAATGAAAAATTGAATACAATACCCTACCTAACAAAGGAGGTTGTTAGAATAGTCCTTATAATTTTAAGACAAAGTGGGTATACCAAATATAGATGATAGGTAAATAGTCTTTGTTTTTGTACATGcaatacaagaaaaataaaagaatctctatatgtattattttgtacaTGCAATACTCTAATAGATACATTAAAtatttacttcctccgttttgaaatactcgCTTCATTTCTATTATgtgtattatttattatttaagtttattttataaattgcgATTAATGTGTGAgtaaaattatagtcaagtgggatcttgtttgaatcgtttaatcacatacttcataatattaactttttataatttttagatttgtatAATTCAACATACAAATAAGCTAAATTAGACACTGAAATGCGTAAAAAGTGAAATATAACAAGTTTAATACAACAAAGAAAGTATATGTTTTAACCCATAGattaatatctctaatcatgtacaataaaaaattaaaaatttaatattaataatctttataatgagacgaatcaaacaagatctcatttgactatgttttaacccatagattaaaaactaatcacaaattaaaagtaatgaataaatagtgtcatcTTTACAATGCTGTGACTAATTTAAAATGAAGGAAGTACTAGACGGAATACTTTGagttaatttaaaattgatcgataatttttttatttatctttaagtatttatatatagtaaaagtatttttattcTTCGATCATGCACTACAACTTATTACCGATCGGAAACTCTATCTACAAGTTATTGGTCATAtacatattttattattgttcattcatatatatatgtttgtcaatttataatatatcatattataACAAAGAAGAGTTatattagattattttattttagtcttaAAAGATAATTTgtgttttcattttaaattgtaaaatcAATTAGTATATGGACGTTATGTCTCCAGATGTACATTTAGTAGTAGGAAAATCTTATCAATTTATCAATCCTCGGAATATATGACGATcatatttaatttcattttgcaactttttaatttgatattaCACAGATTTGTATCCATTTTCATGCCAACAtaactttaaatatttttttg
Proteins encoded in this region:
- the LOC130825591 gene encoding 1-Cys peroxiredoxin PER1 — its product is MPGITIGDTVPNLEVETTHGKFKLHHYFANGWTILFSHPGDFTPVCTTELGAMAAYTEEFKKRGVKLLGLSCDDIASHNEWIKDVEAYSGGHKVTYPIIADPKREIIKQLNMVDPDEKTPNGQQLPSRALHIIGPNNMVKLSFLYPASTGRNMDEIVRALDSLQKAAKHKVATPVNWKPNDKVVISPSVNDDEAKKMFPQGFETADLPSKKGYLRFTQV